One region of Pseudomonas alvandae genomic DNA includes:
- a CDS encoding TetR/AcrR family transcriptional regulator: protein MGNHKIEIRRSNVEKILLAAEKVFAEKGFGSTAMADIAAEAQLPRSNLHYYFSTKNELYSAVLFDLLDVWKQDALCFEMFDDPRVVLSSYIRAKMNHSRSRPHGSKIWANEVIHGAPTLGQALDASLYDWAKMKEAKIRQWVEDKRILPVEPSSLLYMIWASTQHYADFDHQINILNDHQPLSDMQFERAVQTVTSVILRGIGLQP from the coding sequence ATGGGCAATCACAAGATCGAGATTCGTCGCAGTAACGTCGAAAAAATTCTGTTGGCCGCCGAGAAGGTCTTCGCCGAAAAGGGCTTCGGCAGTACCGCCATGGCGGACATCGCCGCTGAAGCGCAATTGCCACGGTCCAATCTGCACTACTACTTCAGCACCAAGAACGAGTTGTACAGCGCCGTGCTGTTCGACTTGCTGGACGTCTGGAAGCAGGATGCCTTGTGCTTCGAGATGTTCGACGACCCACGTGTCGTGCTCAGCAGCTATATCCGCGCCAAGATGAACCACTCCCGCAGTCGGCCCCATGGCTCGAAGATCTGGGCCAACGAAGTGATCCACGGTGCGCCGACCCTGGGGCAAGCGCTGGATGCCAGCCTCTACGACTGGGCCAAGATGAAGGAAGCGAAGATCCGCCAGTGGGTGGAAGACAAACGCATCCTGCCGGTGGAACCGTCCAGCCTGCTCTACATGATCTGGGCGTCGACCCAGCACTACGCCGACTTCGACCATCAGATCAACATCCTCAACGACCACCAGCCGCTGTCCGACATGCAATTCGAACGGGCGGTGCAGACGGTCACCAGCGTGATCTTGCGGGGGATAGGGTTGCAGCCTTGA
- a CDS encoding aldose 1-epimerase, whose amino-acid sequence MTPPLLHLEDELTRLTLAPHLGASLVEWTLRSNGAPLLRPPAPNAVENGLPGKLGCFPLIPWSNRIAQGGFDCPDGWLALEANSPNDPFPIHGSAWQQPWQVAEQSGQEVLLQLDSQTPFAYCASLRIRLSGGQLQIALHVTHMAEQAAWHGLGLHPYFPRTAGTRLQTRASDVWMCDAAKLPTELRDVPSEWDFQQPRLLPDTLLDNGFGGWDGQCLIQQPDLGYELECRASGSDYFLLYCPVGLDFFCIEPVSHPVNAHHLPGRPGLRLLEQGQSMALGFSMQCRAL is encoded by the coding sequence ATGACACCACCTCTCCTCCACCTCGAAGACGAACTGACCCGCCTCACCCTGGCCCCACACCTGGGCGCCAGCCTCGTTGAATGGACCTTGCGCAGCAACGGCGCCCCCTTGTTGCGCCCGCCCGCGCCGAACGCTGTAGAAAACGGCCTGCCAGGCAAGCTCGGCTGCTTCCCGCTGATCCCTTGGTCGAACCGCATCGCCCAAGGCGGTTTCGATTGCCCGGACGGCTGGCTCGCCCTGGAAGCCAACAGCCCCAACGATCCGTTTCCAATCCATGGCAGCGCCTGGCAGCAACCGTGGCAAGTGGCCGAACAGAGTGGCCAGGAAGTCTTGCTGCAACTCGACAGCCAAACACCGTTCGCCTATTGCGCCAGCCTGCGGATCCGGTTGAGCGGCGGCCAATTGCAAATCGCCCTGCATGTCACGCACATGGCCGAACAAGCCGCGTGGCACGGGCTGGGATTGCATCCGTATTTCCCACGCACCGCCGGTACTCGCCTGCAAACCCGCGCCAGCGATGTGTGGATGTGCGACGCCGCGAAACTGCCAACGGAACTGAGGGACGTTCCCTCGGAGTGGGATTTCCAGCAACCGCGGCTGTTGCCGGACACCCTCCTCGACAACGGCTTCGGTGGCTGGGATGGTCAGTGCCTGATCCAACAACCGGACCTCGGTTATGAACTGGAATGCCGCGCCAGCGGCAGCGACTATTTCCTGTTGTACTGCCCCGTGGGTCTGGATTTTTTTTGCATCGAACCGGTGAGCCACCCGGTCAATGCCCATCACCTGCCAGGACGGCCGGGGTTGCGCTTGCTGGAGCAAGGGCAGTCGATGGCGTTGGGGTTTTCGATGCAGTGTCGAGCGCTCTAG
- a CDS encoding DUF2986 domain-containing protein has product MNRRKKINQLLKANAKKASAKLAPKSKDKYISKADRLKMAAEADPDLTVSTEQ; this is encoded by the coding sequence ATGAACCGCCGCAAAAAAATCAACCAACTGCTCAAGGCCAACGCAAAGAAGGCCAGCGCCAAACTGGCCCCCAAGAGCAAGGACAAGTACATCAGCAAAGCGGATCGATTGAAGATGGCGGCTGAAGCCGATCCGGACTTGACCGTTTCCACTGAGCAGTAA
- a CDS encoding ester cyclase has product MDLAEQYRNYIACLNARRWQDLGSFVDDNVQYNGKPVGLAGYRAMLENDVSTITDLRFNIDLLVVEPPNVASRLLFDCSPRGRFLGLETHGRRIRFSENVFYTFEGGKIVRVWSVIDKAAVEAALQREGPCEEGP; this is encoded by the coding sequence ATGGACCTGGCCGAGCAATACCGCAACTACATCGCCTGCCTGAACGCTCGTCGCTGGCAGGACCTGGGCAGCTTCGTCGACGACAACGTGCAATACAACGGCAAACCGGTGGGGCTGGCAGGCTATCGGGCGATGCTGGAAAACGATGTGAGCACCATCACCGACTTGCGTTTCAATATCGATTTGTTGGTCGTCGAACCGCCGAATGTCGCGAGTCGCTTGCTGTTCGATTGCTCGCCCCGAGGACGATTCCTGGGGCTGGAGACCCACGGCCGGCGGATTCGATTTTCCGAGAACGTGTTTTATACCTTCGAAGGCGGAAAAATCGTTCGGGTGTGGTCGGTGATCGACAAGGCAGCGGTGGAGGCTGCGCTGCAACGCGAAGGCCCTTGCGAAGAAGGGCCTTGA
- a CDS encoding sulfite exporter TauE/SafE family protein, with the protein MLLASFFGVVMGLVLGLTGAGGGILAVPALVLGLGWSMTQAAPVALFAVGSAAAVGAIDGLRHGLARYRAALLIALLGAVFSPVGIYFAHQLPEKILMILFSLLMVLVAARMLRRETAQPGPSDHGAASWGQKNCMLDRQTGRLAWTARCTATLSALGAVTGMVSGLLGVGGGFLIVPAFKQLTDVQMRGIVATSLMVISLISLIGVVGAFHAGVSIDRVGAAFIAASIVGMVLGRRFSAKVPARALQVGFAGVCLGVAVFMLVRA; encoded by the coding sequence ATGTTACTGGCGAGTTTTTTTGGCGTGGTCATGGGCCTGGTCCTTGGCCTGACGGGCGCGGGCGGCGGGATTCTGGCCGTGCCGGCGTTGGTGTTGGGCCTGGGCTGGAGCATGACCCAGGCTGCTCCGGTGGCTTTGTTCGCGGTGGGCAGCGCGGCGGCGGTCGGCGCCATCGATGGGCTGCGCCATGGCCTGGCGCGTTATCGGGCGGCTTTATTGATTGCCTTGCTAGGCGCTGTGTTCTCGCCGGTGGGCATCTATTTTGCCCACCAGCTTCCGGAAAAAATCCTGATGATTCTGTTCAGCCTGCTGATGGTGCTGGTGGCGGCGCGCATGCTGCGTCGGGAAACCGCGCAGCCCGGTCCCAGCGATCATGGTGCCGCCAGTTGGGGCCAGAAGAATTGCATGCTCGATCGCCAGACTGGTCGCTTGGCCTGGACCGCTCGCTGCACCGCCACGCTGTCGGCATTGGGCGCGGTAACAGGCATGGTTTCGGGCCTGCTGGGCGTGGGCGGGGGGTTCCTGATCGTGCCGGCGTTCAAGCAACTCACCGACGTGCAGATGCGCGGGATCGTCGCCACCTCCTTGATGGTCATCAGCCTCATTTCGTTGATTGGTGTGGTGGGGGCGTTTCATGCTGGGGTGAGCATCGACCGGGTCGGGGCTGCGTTCATTGCGGCGAGCATCGTCGGGATGGTGCTCGGACGACGGTTTTCGGCGAAGGTGCCGGCGCGAGCGTTGCAGGTTGGGTTTGCCGGGGTGTGCCTGGGGGTGGCGGTGTTCATGCTGGTGCGGGCGTAG
- a CDS encoding NAD-dependent epimerase/dehydratase family protein — MTTTQIRHPFNRLLLTGAAGGLGKVLRERLKPYARHIRLSDIANMAPAIDESEEVVPCDLADKQAVHQLVEGVDAILHFGGVSVERPFEEILGPNISGVFHIYEAARKHGVKRVIFASSNHVIGFYKQDETLDAHCLRRPDGNYGLSKSYGEDVANFYFDRYGIETVSIRIGSSFPEPQNRRMMSTWLSFDDLTQLIECSLYTPKVGHTIVYGVSANRDVWWDNSHAAHLGYKPKDTSEIFRAKVEAQPMPAADDPAMIYQGGAFVAAGPFDD, encoded by the coding sequence ATGACCACGACACAGATTCGCCACCCCTTCAATCGCCTGCTCTTGACCGGCGCCGCCGGCGGCCTTGGCAAAGTCTTGCGCGAACGCCTCAAGCCTTATGCCCGTCACATTCGCCTGTCGGACATCGCGAACATGGCGCCGGCCATCGACGAAAGCGAGGAAGTGGTGCCGTGCGACCTGGCTGATAAGCAGGCCGTGCATCAACTGGTTGAAGGTGTCGATGCCATCCTGCATTTCGGCGGGGTATCGGTTGAACGTCCATTCGAAGAAATTCTCGGGCCCAACATCAGCGGCGTGTTCCACATCTACGAAGCCGCTCGTAAGCACGGCGTCAAACGCGTGATCTTCGCCAGCTCCAACCACGTCATCGGTTTCTACAAACAGGACGAAACCCTCGACGCCCATTGCCTTCGTCGTCCGGATGGCAACTACGGCCTGTCCAAGTCCTACGGCGAAGACGTCGCCAATTTCTATTTCGATCGCTACGGCATCGAGACCGTGAGCATCCGCATCGGTTCGTCGTTCCCTGAACCGCAGAACCGCCGGATGATGAGCACCTGGCTGAGCTTCGACGATCTCACTCAACTGATCGAATGCTCGCTCTACACCCCGAAAGTCGGCCACACCATCGTCTACGGCGTCTCCGCCAACCGTGATGTCTGGTGGGACAACAGCCACGCCGCGCACCTGGGCTACAAGCCCAAGGACACGTCGGAAATCTTCCGCGCCAAGGTCGAGGCGCAGCCAATGCCGGCCGCCGATGACCCGGCCATGATCTACCAGGGTGGCGCCTTTGTGGCGGCCGGCCCGTTCGACGACTGA
- a CDS encoding TRAP transporter small permease, translating to MKNLLLRINDTIYMTCIWVAGLSVLAVALMIPWGVFARYVLGTGSSWPEPTAILLMIVFTFIGAAASYRSGSHMAVDMVTSRMPPHLQTLASVFTQLLMAAVCIFMTVWGAKLCMTTWNQFMSAIPTLRVGITYMPIPIGGFLTLIFVLEKLLLGDQSKRRVVQFDLVEENEGAA from the coding sequence ATGAAGAATTTGCTGCTGCGTATCAACGACACGATTTACATGACTTGCATCTGGGTCGCCGGCCTGTCTGTCCTCGCCGTTGCGCTGATGATCCCCTGGGGCGTGTTCGCCCGCTACGTCCTCGGCACTGGCTCAAGCTGGCCGGAGCCCACCGCAATTTTGCTGATGATCGTCTTCACCTTCATCGGCGCCGCCGCCAGCTACCGCTCCGGGTCGCACATGGCCGTGGACATGGTCACCAGCCGCATGCCCCCGCACTTGCAGACCCTGGCTTCGGTGTTCACCCAGCTGTTGATGGCGGCGGTGTGCATTTTCATGACCGTCTGGGGCGCCAAGCTGTGCATGACCACCTGGAACCAATTCATGAGCGCCATCCCGACCCTGCGCGTTGGCATCACTTACATGCCGATCCCGATTGGTGGGTTCCTGACCCTGATTTTTGTCCTGGAAAAACTCTTGCTGGGTGACCAAAGCAAGCGCCGGGTCGTGCAGTTCGACCTGGTTGAAGAAAACGAAGGTGCCGCTTAA
- a CDS encoding TRAP transporter large permease encodes MDALILLGSFLLLILIGMPVAYALGAAALIGAWWIDIPFQAMMIQITGGVNKFSLLAIPFFVLAGAIMAEGGMSRRLVAFASVLVGFVRGGLSLVNLVASSFFGAISGSSVADTASVGSVLIPEMERRGYPREFATAVTVSGSVQALLTPPSHNAVLYSLAAGGTVSIGSLFMAGIVPGIMMNLCLMALCLVFAKKRNYPKGEVIPLKQALKICKEAMWGMMTLFIILGGILSGVFTATESAAIAVVWAFFVTMCIYRDYKWSELPKLMHRTVRTISIVMILIGFAASFGYIMTLMEIPAKITTAFLTLSDNRYVILMCINVMLLLLGTVMDMAPLILILTPILMPVIVGIGVDPVQFGMIMLVNLGIGLITPPVGAVLFVGSAIGKVSIESTVKALLPFYAMLFVVLLLVTYVPAISLWLPHLVL; translated from the coding sequence ATGGACGCTCTGATTCTGCTGGGCAGTTTTTTGCTGTTGATCCTGATCGGCATGCCGGTCGCCTACGCGCTGGGCGCTGCCGCCCTGATCGGGGCGTGGTGGATCGATATCCCGTTCCAGGCCATGATGATTCAGATAACCGGCGGGGTGAACAAATTCTCGCTGCTGGCCATTCCCTTCTTCGTCCTGGCCGGTGCCATCATGGCCGAGGGCGGCATGTCCCGCCGGCTGGTGGCCTTCGCCAGCGTGCTGGTCGGTTTCGTCCGTGGTGGCCTGTCCCTGGTCAATCTCGTGGCCTCGAGTTTCTTTGGCGCGATCTCCGGATCCTCGGTCGCCGACACCGCCTCGGTCGGTTCGGTACTGATTCCTGAAATGGAGCGCCGTGGCTATCCGCGTGAGTTCGCCACGGCCGTGACCGTGAGCGGTTCGGTGCAGGCGCTGCTGACGCCGCCAAGCCATAACGCCGTGCTGTACTCGCTGGCCGCGGGCGGCACCGTGTCGATCGGTTCGCTGTTCATGGCCGGCATCGTTCCCGGCATCATGATGAACCTCTGCCTGATGGCGCTGTGCTTGGTTTTCGCGAAAAAGCGCAATTACCCCAAGGGCGAAGTGATTCCGCTCAAGCAAGCGCTGAAGATCTGCAAGGAAGCCATGTGGGGCATGATGACCCTGTTCATCATCCTGGGCGGCATCCTCTCGGGTGTGTTCACCGCCACCGAATCGGCCGCGATCGCCGTGGTGTGGGCGTTCTTCGTGACCATGTGCATCTATCGCGACTACAAGTGGAGCGAGCTGCCGAAACTGATGCACCGCACGGTACGCACCATTTCTATCGTGATGATCCTGATCGGCTTCGCCGCCAGCTTCGGCTACATCATGACGCTGATGGAAATCCCGGCGAAGATCACCACCGCGTTCCTGACCCTGTCGGACAACCGCTATGTGATCCTGATGTGCATCAACGTGATGTTGCTGCTGTTGGGCACCGTGATGGACATGGCGCCGCTGATCCTGATCCTGACGCCGATCCTGATGCCGGTCATCGTCGGCATCGGCGTGGACCCGGTGCAGTTCGGCATGATCATGCTGGTGAACCTGGGTATCGGCCTGATCACGCCACCGGTGGGCGCGGTGTTGTTCGTCGGTTCCGCCATCGGCAAGGTCAGCATCGAAAGCACCGTCAAGGCCCTGCTGCCGTTCTACGCCATGCTGTTCGTGGTCCTGCTGCTGGTGACCTACGTGCCTGCCATTTCGCTGTGGCTGCCGCATTTGGTGTTGTAA
- a CDS encoding alpha/beta fold hydrolase — protein MNTFNRTFAVAILALATLGAEAATPVQAGASATAVGSVVQSASYITTKDGVQLYYKDWGPRNGQVVTFSHGWPLDSDSWEGQMMFLAAKGYRVIAHDRRGHGRSSQPWEGNDMDHYADDLAAVIEALDLKDVTLVGFSTGGGEVARYIGRHGTSRVKKAVLVSSVPPLMLKTDTNPGGLPIAVFDGLRKASEENRSQLYLDIASGPFYGYNRKGAKPSQGLIQSFWAQGMQGGAKNTYDSIAAFSATDFRGDLKKFDVPTLVIHGDDDQIVPIDAAGRASAALIKGARLIVYPGAPHGLTETHKDRLNQDLLTFLKE, from the coding sequence ATGAACACATTCAACCGCACCTTCGCTGTCGCCATCCTGGCCTTGGCCACCCTCGGCGCAGAAGCCGCTACCCCCGTCCAGGCCGGCGCCAGCGCCACCGCGGTCGGCAGCGTTGTGCAGTCCGCCAGCTACATCACCACCAAGGATGGCGTGCAGCTCTATTACAAGGATTGGGGCCCGCGCAACGGTCAGGTCGTCACCTTCAGCCACGGCTGGCCGCTGGACTCCGACAGCTGGGAAGGACAGATGATGTTTCTCGCCGCCAAGGGCTATCGCGTCATTGCCCACGACCGTCGCGGTCATGGCCGCTCCAGCCAGCCGTGGGAAGGCAACGACATGGATCACTACGCCGACGACCTGGCAGCGGTCATCGAGGCGCTGGACCTGAAGGACGTGACCTTGGTCGGGTTCTCGACAGGGGGCGGCGAAGTGGCTCGCTATATCGGTCGCCACGGCACCAGCCGGGTCAAGAAAGCCGTGCTGGTGTCCTCGGTCCCGCCGCTGATGCTCAAGACCGACACCAACCCTGGCGGCTTGCCGATTGCGGTGTTCGACGGATTGCGCAAAGCCTCTGAGGAAAACCGTTCGCAACTGTACCTGGACATCGCTTCCGGCCCGTTCTACGGCTACAACCGCAAGGGCGCCAAGCCGTCCCAGGGCTTGATCCAGTCGTTCTGGGCGCAAGGCATGCAGGGCGGCGCCAAGAACACCTATGACTCGATCGCGGCGTTCTCGGCGACCGACTTCCGCGGCGACCTGAAGAAGTTCGACGTGCCGACGCTGGTGATTCACGGCGACGACGACCAGATCGTGCCCATCGACGCCGCGGGCCGGGCCTCGGCAGCCTTGATCAAGGGCGCTCGATTGATCGTCTACCCTGGCGCGCCGCACGGCCTGACCGAGACGCACAAGGATCGCCTCAACCAGGACCTGCTGACGTTCCTCAAGGAATAA
- a CDS encoding DUF6630 family protein: MPLNAIDPLSLQRIITAHGTLEGAAYFDAEESLVHDLFADRIVFQTSYLDHSSYEVSVAEGAVQVHKTRLDNYHRGHKAQVIDDDMDEDDWTELASLWQRLSHDLDTQDQGPGPDPADTLADLFDCLFDEALAQALIENMPAPNGQWDWAWTQLRSALADAHRLAEFEWKEWALSGVHAINALAPLRELGIEVPTPDSKTVDAVNRANDWERALLQYFNARLETHDLKLLAIGTHFDECQAFACLPMNGLGLVNAMEIMGRLGIVYKY, translated from the coding sequence ATGCCCCTGAACGCCATCGATCCCCTGTCGCTGCAACGCATCATCACTGCCCACGGCACGCTCGAAGGCGCGGCTTATTTCGATGCCGAGGAAAGCCTCGTGCATGACCTCTTTGCTGACCGCATCGTCTTCCAGACCAGCTACCTGGACCACAGCAGCTACGAAGTGAGCGTCGCCGAGGGCGCTGTCCAGGTTCACAAGACGCGGCTGGACAACTATCACCGCGGCCATAAGGCGCAGGTGATCGATGACGACATGGATGAAGACGACTGGACGGAACTGGCCAGTCTTTGGCAGCGTTTGAGCCATGACCTGGACACCCAGGATCAGGGGCCTGGACCGGATCCGGCCGACACGCTGGCAGACCTGTTCGATTGCCTGTTCGACGAGGCGCTTGCCCAAGCGCTGATCGAAAACATGCCCGCCCCCAACGGTCAGTGGGACTGGGCCTGGACGCAACTGCGATCGGCACTGGCCGACGCCCATCGGTTGGCTGAGTTCGAATGGAAGGAGTGGGCGCTGTCAGGCGTCCACGCCATCAACGCCCTCGCCCCACTTCGGGAACTGGGCATCGAAGTCCCCACGCCTGACAGCAAAACCGTCGATGCGGTCAACCGCGCCAACGATTGGGAACGGGCGCTGCTGCAGTATTTCAATGCGCGACTGGAAACCCACGATTTGAAGCTGCTGGCCATCGGCACGCATTTCGACGAGTGCCAGGCGTTTGCCTGCCTGCCCATGAACGGCTTGGGCCTGGTCAATGCCATGGAAATCATGGGCAGGCTGGGCATCGTCTATAAATACTGA
- a CDS encoding SMP-30/gluconolactonase/LRE family protein, whose amino-acid sequence MQAELIVDARNAVGESPVWVPEENALYWVNIPSGGLQRWNASSGKIQGWEAPEMLACIARHQDGGWVAGMESGFFRLHPHDDGSLDSELCASVEHSRADMRLNDGRCDRQGRFWAGSMVLNMGANADEGRMYRHEAGQRSPVEAQLSGFIVPNGLGFSPDGRTMYLSDSHPLIQQIWAFDYDIDSGTPSNRRLFVDMMPLAGRPDGAAVDADGCYWICANDAGLIHRFTPDGRLDRSLEVPVKKPTMCAFGGSQLDTLFVTSIRPGDDNDPQSLAGGVFALNPGVKGLAEPAFGGRKHSAS is encoded by the coding sequence ATGCAAGCCGAATTGATTGTCGATGCACGCAACGCCGTCGGGGAAAGCCCGGTGTGGGTCCCCGAGGAAAACGCCCTGTATTGGGTGAACATCCCCAGCGGCGGCCTGCAACGCTGGAATGCCAGCAGCGGGAAAATCCAGGGCTGGGAAGCGCCCGAAATGCTCGCCTGTATCGCCCGTCACCAGGACGGCGGTTGGGTCGCGGGCATGGAGAGCGGTTTCTTCCGCCTGCACCCCCATGACGACGGCAGCCTGGACAGTGAACTCTGCGCCAGCGTCGAACACAGCCGCGCCGACATGCGCCTCAACGATGGCCGCTGCGATCGCCAGGGCCGTTTCTGGGCCGGCAGCATGGTGCTGAACATGGGCGCCAACGCCGACGAAGGCCGGATGTACCGTCATGAAGCCGGGCAACGCAGCCCGGTCGAGGCGCAACTGAGCGGTTTCATCGTGCCCAACGGCCTGGGCTTCAGCCCGGACGGACGGACGATGTACCTCTCTGATTCGCACCCGTTGATCCAGCAGATCTGGGCCTTCGACTACGACATCGACAGCGGCACCCCGTCCAACCGGCGGCTGTTCGTCGACATGATGCCCCTGGCCGGTCGCCCGGACGGCGCGGCGGTGGACGCCGACGGTTGCTATTGGATCTGCGCCAACGACGCCGGGCTGATTCACCGTTTCACCCCGGACGGACGTCTCGACCGCTCCCTGGAAGTACCGGTGAAAAAACCGACCATGTGCGCCTTTGGCGGCAGCCAGCTGGACACCCTTTTCGTGACCTCGATTCGTCCGGGTGACGACAACGATCCGCAATCCCTGGCCGGTGGCGTGTTCGCGCTGAACCCCGGCGTCAAGGGCCTGGCCGAACCTGCTTTCGGAGGACGGAAACACTCCGCGAGCTGA
- a CDS encoding TRAP transporter substrate-binding protein, whose product MNFKRTLLIAALPLAFLAQAAHALDIKIADIHPKGYPTVVAEESMGKALEAESKGELKFKYFPGGVLGSEKEVIEQMQAGAIQMSRVSLGIVGPVVPDVNVFNMPFIFRDQAHMRAVIDGEVGDAILDRITNSEFGLVALAWMDGGTRNLYTKKPVRTPADLKGMKIRVQGNPMFIEMMNAMGGNGIAMDTGEIFSALQTGVIDGAENNPPTMLEHNHYQNAKFYSLTGHLILPEPIVMSKITWNKLTPEQQDMVKKAAKAAQAEERVLWDKKSAASEEKLKAAGVEFITVDKKPFYDATAPVRAKYGAPYADLIKRIEAVQ is encoded by the coding sequence ATGAATTTCAAACGCACGCTTCTGATCGCAGCCCTGCCCCTGGCCTTCCTGGCCCAGGCGGCTCACGCCCTCGATATCAAGATCGCCGACATCCACCCCAAGGGCTACCCAACCGTAGTCGCGGAGGAATCCATGGGTAAAGCTCTTGAAGCAGAGAGCAAGGGCGAACTGAAGTTCAAGTACTTCCCGGGCGGTGTACTGGGTTCTGAAAAAGAAGTCATCGAGCAGATGCAAGCTGGCGCGATCCAGATGTCCCGCGTCAGCCTGGGCATCGTCGGCCCTGTGGTGCCGGACGTGAACGTCTTCAACATGCCATTCATCTTCCGCGACCAGGCGCACATGCGCGCTGTCATCGACGGTGAAGTCGGCGATGCGATCCTCGACCGGATCACCAACTCCGAATTCGGCCTGGTGGCCCTGGCGTGGATGGACGGCGGCACCCGCAACCTCTACACCAAGAAGCCGGTGCGCACACCCGCCGACCTCAAGGGCATGAAAATCCGCGTCCAAGGCAACCCGATGTTCATCGAGATGATGAACGCCATGGGCGGCAACGGCATCGCGATGGACACTGGCGAGATCTTCAGCGCCTTGCAGACCGGCGTGATCGACGGCGCGGAAAACAACCCGCCGACCATGCTCGAGCACAACCACTACCAGAACGCCAAGTTCTACAGCTTGACCGGTCACCTGATCCTGCCTGAGCCGATCGTGATGTCGAAAATCACCTGGAACAAGCTCACCCCAGAGCAGCAGGACATGGTGAAAAAAGCCGCCAAGGCTGCCCAGGCTGAAGAGCGCGTACTGTGGGACAAGAAGTCCGCCGCCAGTGAAGAAAAACTCAAGGCCGCCGGCGTCGAGTTCATCACGGTCGACAAGAAACCTTTCTACGACGCCACCGCGCCGGTCCGGGCCAAATACGGTGCGCCGTACGCCGACCTGATCAAGCGCATCGAAGCTGTCCAGTAA
- a CDS encoding OprD family porin, with translation MTLLGCTSLAAFLPLTASAAGFVDDAKATLNLRNAYFNRNFTNDNAAQGKAEEWTQSFILDAKSGFTQGVVGFGVDVLGTYSIKLDGGRGTTGTQLLPVHDDGRPADDFGRLGVALKAKVSKTELKVGEWMPVLPILRSDDGRSLPQTFRGGQVTSTEINGLSLYGGQFRANSPRNDASMEDMSMNGRGAFTSDRFNFGGGEYAFNEKRTQVGVWYAELSDIYQQQYFNLTHSQPIGDWTLGANLGYFTGKEDGSALAGDLDNKTAFAMLSAKYGGNTFYVGLQKVGGDDAWMRVNGTSGGTLANDSYNSSYDNAKEKSWQVRHDFNFAAVGVPGLTLMNRYISGDNVHTATVDDGKEWGRETELAYTVQSGALKSLNVKWRNASIRRDFSTNEFDENRIFISYPISLL, from the coding sequence TTGACCTTGCTCGGCTGCACCAGCCTGGCGGCATTCCTGCCGTTGACGGCCAGTGCCGCAGGCTTCGTCGATGATGCCAAGGCCACGCTGAACCTGCGCAACGCCTACTTCAACCGCAACTTCACCAACGACAACGCCGCCCAAGGCAAAGCCGAAGAATGGACCCAGAGCTTCATCCTCGACGCGAAGTCCGGCTTCACCCAAGGCGTGGTCGGTTTCGGCGTGGACGTGCTGGGGACCTACTCGATCAAGCTCGACGGTGGTCGAGGCACGACGGGCACCCAGTTGTTGCCGGTGCACGACGATGGCCGCCCCGCCGATGACTTCGGTCGCCTGGGCGTCGCCCTGAAGGCCAAGGTCTCGAAGACCGAACTGAAGGTCGGCGAGTGGATGCCGGTGCTGCCGATCCTGCGCTCCGACGACGGTCGTTCCCTGCCCCAGACTTTCCGTGGCGGCCAGGTCACTTCGACCGAAATCAACGGCCTGAGCCTCTACGGCGGCCAGTTCCGCGCCAACAGCCCGCGCAACGACGCGAGCATGGAAGACATGTCGATGAACGGCCGTGGCGCCTTCACCTCCGACCGTTTCAACTTCGGCGGCGGTGAATACGCCTTCAACGAAAAACGCACCCAGGTCGGCGTCTGGTACGCGGAACTGTCCGACATCTACCAGCAGCAGTATTTCAACCTGACCCACAGCCAGCCGATCGGCGACTGGACCCTGGGCGCCAACCTTGGTTACTTCACCGGCAAGGAAGACGGCAGCGCGCTGGCCGGCGACCTCGACAACAAAACCGCGTTCGCCATGCTTTCCGCCAAATACGGCGGCAACACCTTCTACGTCGGCCTGCAGAAAGTCGGCGGCGACGATGCCTGGATGCGCGTCAACGGCACCAGCGGCGGCACCCTGGCGAACGACAGCTACAACTCCAGCTACGACAACGCCAAGGAAAAATCCTGGCAAGTGCGCCATGACTTCAACTTCGCTGCTGTCGGCGTGCCGGGCCTGACCCTGATGAACCGCTACATCAGCGGTGACAACGTGCACACCGCCACCGTCGATGACGGCAAGGAATGGGGCCGTGAAACCGAACTGGCCTACACCGTGCAGAGCGGTGCGTTGAAAAGTCTCAACGTGAAATGGCGTAACGCATCGATTCGTCGCGACTTCAGCACCAACGAATTCGACGAGAACCGCATCTTCATCAGCTATCCGATCTCGCTCCTGTAA